A single region of the Demequina sp. genome encodes:
- a CDS encoding superoxide dismutase, with protein MAVYSLPDLDYDYGALAPHIAGEIMELHHSKHHAAYVAGANTALDQLAEARESGNFGAVAGVERALAFNLGGHTNHSIFWTNLSPDGGDKPTGDLASAIDNDFGSFDAFQAHFTNNAMTIFGSGWSILAWDTIANKLLIVQLYDQQGNVPIGLIPLLTLDMWEHAFYLQYKNVKADYIKAWWNVVNWANVQDRFANAQGMKHVNL; from the coding sequence ATGGCCGTCTACAGCCTTCCCGACCTCGACTACGACTACGGCGCCCTCGCGCCGCACATCGCTGGCGAGATCATGGAATTGCACCACTCGAAGCACCACGCCGCGTATGTGGCGGGCGCCAACACCGCGCTCGACCAGCTGGCTGAGGCGCGCGAGAGCGGCAACTTCGGCGCCGTCGCCGGCGTGGAGCGCGCGCTCGCGTTCAACCTCGGTGGGCACACCAACCACTCGATCTTCTGGACCAACCTCTCCCCCGACGGCGGCGACAAGCCCACGGGCGACCTCGCGTCCGCGATCGACAACGACTTCGGATCGTTCGACGCCTTCCAGGCGCACTTCACGAACAACGCGATGACGATCTTCGGCTCTGGGTGGTCGATCCTCGCGTGGGACACGATCGCCAACAAGCTGCTCATCGTTCAGCTCTACGACCAGCAGGGCAACGTGCCGATCGGCCTCATCCCGCTCCTCACGCTCGACATGTGGGAGCACGCGTTCTACCTGCAGTACAAGAACGTGAAGGCCGACTACATCAAGGCGTGGTGGAACGTCGTCAACTGGGCGAACGTCCAGGACCGCTTCGCCAACGCGCAGGGCATGAAGCACGTCAACCTGTAG
- a CDS encoding ubiquinol-cytochrome c reductase iron-sulfur subunit, producing MSTDEKQHEQSAVHADGEWINPGLPPHRPRRADVDPKAAKRAERQTAALFGISILGTIAALVVYFVQDQTEEVASIRLVNILLGISLCFAMLGIGLGAIHWARTLMRDHEMVEERHALRTSDENREIAVQYLKDGAEDSGLTTSRRTLLKGSLITAVAIAPLAILVPQIGNMGGDWNVSKLRHTMWAKGTRLARDPDGTPIKAADVTIGSVFHVIPEGLNDLEHGKLEEKAKAVVLLIRMDPRDLNVQEGKEDWSFDGIIAYSKICTHVGCPVALYEQQTHHLLCPCHQSTFDVANGAKVIFGPAKRPLPQLPIAVDDEGYIIAQSDFHEPVGPSYWGRLKGGSTPSPSTSQEADA from the coding sequence ATGAGTACCGACGAGAAGCAGCACGAACAGTCCGCGGTGCACGCGGACGGCGAGTGGATCAACCCTGGGCTTCCGCCGCACCGTCCCCGCAGAGCGGACGTCGATCCCAAGGCGGCCAAGCGCGCTGAGCGCCAGACCGCGGCGCTCTTCGGGATCTCTATCCTCGGCACGATCGCCGCGCTCGTCGTGTACTTCGTGCAGGACCAGACCGAAGAGGTCGCGTCCATCCGCCTCGTCAACATCCTGCTCGGCATCAGCCTGTGCTTCGCGATGCTCGGCATCGGCCTCGGCGCGATTCACTGGGCGCGCACGCTCATGCGTGACCACGAGATGGTTGAGGAGCGCCACGCGCTCCGCACCTCAGACGAGAACCGCGAGATCGCAGTCCAGTACCTCAAGGATGGCGCGGAGGACTCTGGCCTGACCACGAGCCGTCGCACACTGCTCAAGGGATCGCTCATCACCGCGGTGGCCATCGCGCCGCTCGCCATCCTCGTGCCGCAGATCGGCAACATGGGCGGCGACTGGAACGTGTCGAAGCTCCGTCACACGATGTGGGCCAAGGGCACGCGGCTGGCCCGCGACCCCGACGGCACCCCCATCAAGGCGGCCGACGTCACGATCGGCTCCGTGTTCCATGTGATCCCCGAAGGCCTCAACGACCTTGAGCACGGCAAGCTCGAGGAGAAGGCCAAGGCCGTCGTCCTGCTGATCCGCATGGATCCCCGCGACCTGAACGTGCAGGAGGGCAAGGAGGACTGGTCGTTCGACGGCATCATCGCGTACTCGAAGATCTGCACCCATGTCGGCTGCCCGGTGGCGCTGTACGAGCAGCAGACGCACCACCTGCTGTGCCCGTGCCACCAGTCGACCTTCGACGTGGCCAACGGCGCAAAGGTGATCTTCGGTCCCGCGAAGCGCCCCTTGCCGCAGCTGCCCATCGCGGTTGACGACGAGGGCTACATCATCGCGCAGAGCGACTTCCATGAGCCCGTCGGCCCCTCGTACTGGGGCCGCCTCAAGGGAGGCAGCACCCCATCCCCCTCGACGAGCCAGGAGGCTGACGCGTAA
- a CDS encoding sulfurtransferase TusA family protein gives MAELTIDARGLLCPLPIIELAKAAAGAAPGDELTVECTDVAARTDVPAWARMTGNEFVGETRIEQTETDGGAFALTVRLR, from the coding sequence TTGGCTGAGCTCACGATCGACGCGCGCGGGCTGCTGTGCCCGCTGCCGATCATCGAGCTTGCGAAGGCCGCCGCGGGCGCGGCGCCAGGCGACGAGTTGACGGTCGAATGCACCGACGTCGCCGCACGCACCGACGTGCCGGCCTGGGCGCGAATGACGGGCAATGAGTTCGTTGGGGAAACGCGCATTGAACAAACAGAAACGGACGGCGGGGCTTTCGCCCTCACCGTCCGTCTCCGGTAA
- the erpA gene encoding iron-sulfur cluster insertion protein ErpA, with product MTDTAIKTEAHGVVITDAAAAKVKSLLEQEGRDDLRLRLAVQPGGCSGLIYQLYFDERTLDGDAIRDFDGVGVVVDKMSVPYLDGATIDFADTIEKQGFTIDNPNASSSCACGDSFS from the coding sequence ATGACGGACACTGCAATCAAGACTGAGGCCCACGGGGTGGTCATTACTGACGCCGCCGCGGCCAAGGTGAAGAGCCTGCTTGAGCAGGAGGGCCGCGACGACCTTCGTCTGCGCCTCGCGGTGCAGCCTGGCGGCTGCTCCGGCCTTATCTACCAGCTGTACTTCGACGAGCGCACCCTGGATGGGGATGCGATCCGCGACTTCGACGGTGTCGGGGTTGTTGTTGACAAGATGTCCGTCCCGTACCTCGACGGAGCAACGATCGACTTCGCGGACACGATCGAGAAGCAGGGCTTCACGATCGACAACCCCAACGCGTCCAGCTCGTGCGCGTGCGGCGACTCGTTCAGCTAG
- the coxB gene encoding cytochrome c oxidase subunit II, whose translation MSNSSRSRAPKMALAGLGVALAVGLLAGCSTGIENGALPSTPEITNQTGTIIHLWNGSWIAALTVGAITWGLMLWCVAVYRKRKGDNKLPPQNRAHLPLELMYTAIPLVMIAVLFRFTASDIAEIRDVSQKPDYTIEAIGKQWSWDFNYTDENTYTAGVQASLTGKEGVEETLPTLYLPVNKRIEFHIMARDVIHSFWIPAFLYKEDAIPGHPNDFQVIPTKEGTYKGKCAELCGEYHASMLFNVKVVSQEEFDEHMQWLRDNGFEGQLGIEYSRDQVVHITEENAEEGN comes from the coding sequence GTGTCCAACAGCTCCCGTTCGCGCGCACCCAAAATGGCCCTTGCCGGGCTCGGTGTCGCGCTAGCCGTAGGCCTTCTAGCAGGCTGTTCAACCGGAATCGAGAATGGCGCACTGCCGTCGACTCCAGAGATCACCAACCAGACAGGGACGATCATTCACCTGTGGAACGGGTCGTGGATCGCGGCCCTGACGGTGGGCGCGATCACGTGGGGTCTGATGCTGTGGTGCGTCGCGGTGTATCGCAAGCGAAAGGGCGACAACAAACTGCCGCCGCAGAACCGCGCGCACCTGCCGCTCGAGCTCATGTACACCGCGATCCCGCTCGTCATGATCGCGGTGCTGTTCCGCTTCACCGCGTCGGACATCGCGGAGATTCGCGACGTATCGCAGAAGCCCGACTACACGATCGAGGCCATCGGCAAGCAGTGGAGCTGGGACTTCAACTACACGGACGAGAACACCTACACCGCCGGCGTCCAGGCGAGCCTCACCGGCAAGGAGGGCGTCGAGGAGACTCTGCCCACCCTGTACCTCCCGGTGAACAAGCGCATCGAGTTCCACATCATGGCTCGTGATGTCATCCACTCGTTCTGGATTCCCGCGTTCCTCTACAAGGAGGACGCGATTCCCGGCCACCCCAATGACTTCCAGGTGATCCCCACCAAGGAGGGCACCTACAAGGGCAAGTGCGCGGAGTTGTGCGGCGAGTATCACGCCTCCATGCTGTTCAACGTGAAGGTCGTCTCCCAAGAGGAGTTCGACGAGCACATGCAGTGGCTGCGGGACAACGGCTTCGAGGGCCAGCTCGGGATCGAGTACAGCCGTGACCAGGTGGTGCACATCACCGAAGAGAACGCCGAGGAGGGCAACTGA
- a CDS encoding aminotransferase class V-fold PLP-dependent enzyme — protein MSAPRTYLDAGGSAPMSDRAREALLAGLADGWADPARLSSESRRARALLEGSREAVADALGAQPSDVRFTPSAVFGLERVIAGIFTARRGRDEVLVSAVERDATLHAAAFAAGRDPREVGVDSLGRVDLDALASALTDPAIALAAVQHANHELGTVQDLGAVFALTSERGVPLVVDATSSVGHIAAPEAWDALVANPADWGGPSGLGVVALRPGTRWLPTWPEGDDWAPGGVSVPLALAAAVALQERLENADQEATRLAALLDVVRERMANLAGVEVVGDPEHRLPHVVTFSCLYVDGEALLTRLDREGFAVGSGSACTTSSLEPSRVLAAIGALTHGNVRVALHPGITSDDIDRFVAVAERVIPELQRSSGAPSLG, from the coding sequence ATGTCAGCGCCTCGCACCTATCTCGACGCAGGCGGCTCCGCACCCATGAGCGATCGCGCTCGGGAGGCGCTTCTCGCCGGCCTGGCCGACGGGTGGGCGGACCCCGCGCGGCTGTCCAGCGAGTCGCGGCGCGCCAGGGCGCTCCTCGAGGGCTCCCGTGAGGCCGTCGCCGACGCTCTTGGCGCGCAGCCGTCCGACGTCCGCTTCACCCCGAGCGCGGTGTTCGGCCTCGAACGGGTCATCGCGGGCATCTTCACCGCGCGCCGCGGTCGTGACGAGGTGCTCGTCAGCGCGGTCGAGCGCGATGCCACGCTGCACGCCGCCGCATTCGCCGCCGGTCGAGACCCCCGCGAGGTCGGGGTTGACTCCCTCGGCCGAGTCGACCTCGACGCTCTCGCGTCGGCCCTCACGGATCCGGCGATTGCGCTCGCGGCCGTGCAGCACGCGAACCACGAGCTGGGGACCGTGCAGGACCTCGGCGCCGTCTTCGCGCTGACCTCGGAGCGAGGCGTGCCGCTCGTGGTGGACGCGACCAGCTCCGTCGGGCACATCGCCGCGCCCGAGGCGTGGGACGCACTGGTGGCCAATCCAGCGGACTGGGGCGGGCCGTCGGGCCTTGGTGTTGTGGCCTTGCGCCCTGGCACCCGCTGGCTGCCCACGTGGCCGGAGGGCGACGACTGGGCTCCCGGCGGCGTCAGCGTGCCCCTCGCTCTCGCGGCGGCGGTCGCCCTGCAGGAGCGGCTCGAGAACGCTGACCAGGAGGCCACGCGGCTCGCTGCGCTCCTCGACGTCGTGCGCGAGCGCATGGCGAACCTGGCGGGCGTTGAGGTCGTCGGCGATCCGGAGCATCGCCTGCCTCATGTCGTCACCTTCAGCTGCCTCTACGTTGACGGCGAGGCGCTCCTCACGCGGCTGGACCGCGAGGGCTTCGCTGTGGGCTCGGGCTCCGCGTGCACGACGAGTTCGCTTGAGCCGTCGCGGGTCCTCGCCGCGATCGGCGCGCTTACGCATGGCAATGTGCGCGTGGCGCTCCATCCGGGCATTACCAGCGACGACATCGACCGCTTCGTCGCGGTCGCGGAGCGCGTCATCCCTGAACTGCAGCGGTCCTCTGGAGCGCCCTCACTTGGCTGA
- a CDS encoding cytochrome bc complex cytochrome b subunit: MGAKVNAAAAGTANWVDDRTSIGGFVKFFSRKLFPDHWSFMLGEIALYSFIVLLITGIFLTAFFVPSMDSVTYEGTFATMHGVTMSKAFESTLVTSFQVPGGMLIRQMHHWSALLFTAAIVTHMARVFFTGAFRKPREINWLVGFTLMIMSLAAGFTGYSLPDDVLSGNGLRIIDGVTKSIPIVGTYISYWLFGGEFPGEALIPRMFTAHILLVPGIILALIGVHLFLVFLHKHTQYPGGGRKDTNVVGLPLFPVYTAKAGGFFFVVFGIVALVAGLFTINPVWNYGPYDPSPVSAGTQPDWYILFIDGALRMMPGWIAGHPTEWVIAGYTLSWNILIPAVILPGIFFTFLAIYPWLEAWATGDRGERHVLDRPRNAPVRTGIGVALVSFYVILVIEGSNDIIANLFHLSLNDITKVTRIGIFALPIISFLITRRICYGLQRKDRELVLHGHESGRIVRHEHGEYIEVHEPLTAQQVWLRVSYADIAPLEIGDEFNARGVRRKGFKWDRFKQRLSRFYFEQRIQPVSPAEYEEAQHHAHH, translated from the coding sequence ATGGGCGCCAAGGTCAACGCCGCCGCTGCGGGCACCGCCAACTGGGTCGACGACCGCACGTCGATCGGCGGCTTCGTCAAGTTCTTCTCGCGCAAGCTCTTCCCCGACCACTGGTCCTTCATGCTTGGCGAGATCGCGCTGTACTCGTTCATCGTGCTGCTCATCACGGGCATCTTCCTCACCGCGTTCTTTGTTCCGTCGATGGACAGCGTGACGTACGAGGGCACGTTCGCCACGATGCATGGCGTCACCATGTCGAAGGCCTTCGAGTCCACCCTCGTCACGAGTTTCCAGGTGCCCGGCGGCATGCTCATCCGTCAGATGCACCACTGGTCCGCGCTGCTGTTCACCGCCGCGATCGTCACGCACATGGCGCGCGTGTTCTTCACTGGCGCGTTCCGCAAGCCGCGCGAGATCAACTGGCTCGTGGGCTTCACGCTCATGATCATGTCGCTCGCTGCGGGCTTCACTGGCTACTCGCTCCCCGACGACGTCCTCTCCGGCAACGGCCTCCGCATCATCGACGGCGTCACCAAGTCCATCCCGATCGTCGGCACGTACATCTCGTACTGGCTGTTCGGCGGCGAGTTCCCCGGCGAGGCCCTCATCCCCAGGATGTTCACCGCGCACATCCTGCTCGTGCCGGGCATCATCCTCGCCCTGATCGGCGTCCACCTGTTCCTCGTGTTCCTGCACAAGCACACGCAGTACCCCGGCGGTGGCCGCAAGGACACCAACGTCGTCGGCCTCCCGCTGTTCCCCGTGTACACCGCCAAGGCCGGTGGATTCTTCTTCGTGGTGTTCGGCATCGTCGCGCTCGTTGCGGGCCTGTTCACCATCAACCCGGTGTGGAACTACGGGCCCTACGACCCCTCCCCCGTGTCCGCCGGCACGCAGCCCGACTGGTACATCCTGTTCATCGACGGCGCCCTGCGCATGATGCCGGGCTGGATCGCGGGCCACCCAACGGAGTGGGTGATCGCGGGCTACACGCTGTCGTGGAACATCCTGATCCCTGCCGTGATCCTTCCCGGCATCTTCTTCACGTTCCTGGCGATCTACCCCTGGCTCGAGGCCTGGGCAACGGGCGACCGCGGCGAGCGGCACGTGCTCGACCGCCCGCGCAATGCACCAGTGCGCACCGGCATCGGCGTGGCGCTCGTCTCGTTCTACGTGATCCTCGTCATTGAGGGTTCGAACGACATCATCGCCAACCTCTTCCACCTGTCGCTCAACGACATCACGAAGGTCACCCGCATCGGCATCTTCGCGCTGCCGATCATCTCGTTCCTCATCACGCGGCGCATCTGTTACGGCCTGCAGCGCAAGGACCGTGAGCTCGTGCTGCACGGCCACGAGTCCGGCCGCATCGTGCGTCACGAGCACGGCGAGTACATCGAGGTGCACGAGCCGCTCACCGCCCAGCAGGTCTGGCTGCGGGTCTCGTACGCCGACATCGCGCCCCTCGAGATCGGGGACGAGTTCAACGCGCGTGGCGTGCGCCGCAAGGGCTTCAAGTGGGATCGCTTCAAGCAGCGCCTGTCTCGCTTCTACTTCGAGCAGCGCATCCAGCCCGTGTCGCCTGCCGAGTACGAAGAGGCACAGCACCACGCTCACCACTAG
- the ctaD gene encoding cytochrome c oxidase subunit I translates to MATVAYEADAPGTLAPAVPIAPRKQGSIVVNWITSTDHKVIGKLYLITSFFFFVVGGLLALLIRAELFEPGMQVVQSAEQYNQLFTMHGTIMLLLFATPLFAGFANVIMPLQIGSPDVAFPRLNMLAYWFYLFGGVIAMAGFFTPQGAASFGWFAYAPLSNAIYSPSLGGDLWVFGLALAGFGTILGAVNFITTIVTMRAPGMTMFRMPIFTWNILVTSMLVLIAFPPLAAALLALGSDRQLHSQVFNPDNGGAVLWQHLFWFFGHPEVYIIALPFFGIITEIIPVFSRKPLFGYTGMVYATISIAALSVTVWAHHMYVTGAVLLPFFAFMTMLIAVPTGVKFFNWIGTMWRGKLSFETPMLWSIGFLVTFLFGGLTGIILASPPLDFALSDSYFVVAHFHYVVFGTVVFAMFAGFYFWWPKFTGRMLNERLGKLHFWLLFIGFHTTFLIQHWVGVAGMARRYVDYLPEDGFTWMNQVSTAGAFLLALSTLPFLWNVYITQRRAPKVEVDDPWGFSNSLEWVTSCPPARHNFTSIPRIRSERPAFDLHFPEAAAIDHAASHHEPVVDDAEVETDDAAERKGH, encoded by the coding sequence ATGGCGACCGTCGCGTATGAGGCCGACGCCCCGGGCACCTTGGCGCCGGCAGTCCCCATTGCGCCGCGCAAGCAGGGCTCGATTGTCGTGAACTGGATCACGTCAACCGATCACAAGGTGATCGGCAAGCTGTACCTGATCACGTCGTTCTTCTTCTTCGTCGTCGGCGGTCTGCTCGCGCTGCTCATCCGCGCCGAGCTCTTCGAGCCCGGCATGCAGGTTGTGCAGTCGGCCGAGCAGTACAACCAGCTGTTCACGATGCACGGCACGATCATGCTGCTGCTGTTCGCCACGCCGCTCTTCGCGGGCTTCGCGAACGTGATCATGCCGCTGCAGATCGGCTCGCCCGACGTCGCGTTCCCGCGGCTCAACATGCTCGCGTACTGGTTCTACCTGTTCGGCGGCGTCATCGCCATGGCCGGCTTCTTCACGCCGCAGGGCGCGGCATCGTTCGGCTGGTTCGCGTACGCGCCGCTGTCGAACGCGATCTACTCGCCGTCGCTCGGCGGCGACCTGTGGGTCTTCGGCCTCGCGCTCGCGGGCTTCGGCACCATCCTCGGTGCGGTGAACTTCATCACCACGATCGTCACCATGCGAGCCCCCGGAATGACGATGTTCCGCATGCCGATCTTCACGTGGAACATCCTCGTGACGTCGATGCTCGTGCTCATCGCGTTCCCGCCGCTCGCCGCCGCGCTCCTCGCGCTCGGCTCGGACCGGCAGCTGCACTCGCAGGTGTTCAACCCGGACAACGGCGGTGCCGTGCTCTGGCAGCACCTGTTCTGGTTCTTCGGCCACCCAGAGGTGTACATCATCGCCCTGCCGTTCTTCGGCATCATCACGGAGATCATCCCCGTGTTCTCGCGCAAGCCGCTGTTCGGTTACACCGGCATGGTCTACGCGACCATCTCGATCGCGGCCCTGTCCGTGACCGTGTGGGCGCACCACATGTACGTGACCGGCGCGGTGCTACTGCCGTTCTTCGCGTTCATGACGATGCTCATCGCCGTCCCAACGGGCGTGAAGTTCTTCAACTGGATCGGCACCATGTGGAGAGGCAAGCTCTCCTTCGAGACGCCGATGCTGTGGTCCATCGGCTTCCTAGTGACGTTCCTCTTCGGCGGTCTCACGGGCATCATCCTGGCCTCCCCGCCGCTCGACTTCGCGCTGTCCGACTCCTACTTCGTGGTGGCGCACTTCCACTACGTGGTGTTCGGCACCGTGGTGTTCGCGATGTTCGCCGGCTTCTACTTCTGGTGGCCCAAGTTCACGGGCAGGATGCTCAACGAGCGCCTCGGCAAGCTGCACTTCTGGCTTCTCTTCATCGGCTTCCACACCACGTTCCTCATCCAGCACTGGGTGGGCGTTGCCGGCATGGCCCGACGCTATGTTGACTACCTGCCCGAGGACGGCTTCACGTGGATGAACCAAGTCTCCACCGCTGGTGCGTTCCTGCTCGCGCTGTCCACGCTCCCGTTCCTGTGGAACGTCTACATCACCCAGCGTCGGGCTCCCAAGGTGGAGGTCGATGACCCCTGGGGCTTCAGCAACTCGCTCGAGTGGGTCACCTCGTGCCCGCCGGCGCGCCACAACTTCACGTCCATTCCGCGGATCCGCTCGGAGCGCCCGGCGTTCGACTTGCACTTCCCGGAGGCCGCCGCCATCGACCACGCGGCTTCGCATCACGAACCGGTCGTCGACGACGCCGAGGTGGAGACCGACGACGCAGCCGAGCGTAAGGGGCACTAG
- a CDS encoding glycerate kinase, giving the protein MRAVMGVERWPGVESVREVGHIAAAAWGEASDGTLEVFAVGDGGPRTADAFPPDRMSVGGVQAVPTQAGLLLSPKGTDQRWNPQHLMAALLGLAAAADEVPGAVIIPLGDASPAGDAIETWGAAPEATRKQLQRLSLRALVTSDRPLLGFNGMSASLRNGRETDQAIAIASQEQEARWREISTTGDALSARGTLLGPSRLSDAPGSGAAGGLAYCLAVLGATITRASDYLADAVGLADAVAGADVVIAVGGPLTPATLDHGLATAAAKLAARHALPAVAITTDLSVGRRDVMAAGLSGTHEGEPGASGLADVVGRVAQTWAPRR; this is encoded by the coding sequence ATGCGGGCAGTGATGGGCGTCGAGCGGTGGCCGGGAGTGGAGTCGGTTCGCGAGGTCGGACACATCGCGGCTGCGGCGTGGGGCGAGGCCTCCGATGGAACGCTCGAGGTGTTCGCCGTGGGCGACGGCGGCCCGCGCACTGCAGATGCGTTCCCGCCCGACCGCATGAGCGTCGGCGGCGTGCAGGCCGTCCCCACGCAGGCCGGACTCCTGCTGAGTCCCAAGGGAACCGACCAGCGGTGGAACCCGCAGCACCTCATGGCGGCCCTGCTCGGCCTCGCCGCGGCTGCCGATGAGGTGCCGGGGGCGGTCATCATCCCGCTCGGCGACGCGTCCCCAGCAGGCGACGCGATAGAGACGTGGGGAGCCGCGCCCGAAGCCACCCGCAAGCAGCTGCAGAGGCTCTCGCTGCGCGCGCTCGTGACGAGCGACCGACCTCTGCTTGGGTTCAACGGCATGAGCGCGTCGCTGCGCAACGGCCGCGAGACTGACCAGGCGATCGCGATCGCTTCCCAAGAGCAAGAGGCGAGGTGGCGCGAGATCAGCACCACGGGCGATGCGCTCTCGGCTCGGGGAACGCTGCTCGGGCCCAGCAGGCTCTCCGACGCTCCGGGTTCCGGTGCGGCCGGCGGCCTCGCGTACTGCCTTGCCGTGCTTGGAGCGACGATCACCAGGGCGTCGGACTACCTTGCGGACGCGGTGGGCCTCGCGGACGCCGTGGCGGGCGCCGACGTCGTGATCGCCGTCGGCGGCCCGCTCACCCCGGCGACGCTCGACCACGGGTTGGCGACCGCGGCGGCCAAACTCGCCGCTCGCCACGCCCTCCCGGCCGTAGCGATCACGACTGACCTCAGCGTCGGCCGCCGCGACGTCATGGCCGCGGGCCTCAGCGGCACGCACGAAGGCGAGCCGGGAGCGTCGGGCCTCGCCGACGTGGTGGGGCGCGTGGCGCAAACCTGGGCCCCGCGCCGCTAA
- a CDS encoding cytochrome c oxidase subunit 4, translating to MNRESNLFLLPAFFFFVSGIVYGFVTHFDELVGFPAIMLTGGMFLMVGIYFRMLAKRHGKRPEDRNDGEIAEQSGDQGIFAPWSWWPLVLGLAAMLSFAALAIGWWIMAPALVLGVIGLVGWVFEFSRGQHAH from the coding sequence GTGAACCGCGAATCGAACCTGTTCCTGCTCCCGGCGTTCTTCTTCTTCGTCTCCGGGATCGTCTATGGCTTCGTCACCCACTTCGACGAGCTCGTCGGGTTCCCGGCGATCATGCTCACGGGCGGCATGTTCCTCATGGTCGGCATCTACTTCCGGATGCTCGCGAAGCGCCACGGAAAGCGTCCAGAGGATCGCAACGACGGCGAGATCGCGGAGCAGTCCGGCGACCAGGGGATCTTCGCTCCGTGGTCGTGGTGGCCGCTGGTGCTTGGCCTCGCAGCCATGCTGAGCTTTGCCGCGCTGGCGATCGGGTGGTGGATCATGGCTCCGGCCCTCGTGCTCGGAGTCATCGGGCTCGTCGGCTGGGTCTTCGAGTTCTCGCGCGGCCAGCACGCCCACTAG
- the nadA gene encoding quinolinate synthase NadA, which yields MTQTFTEPGSSPALLLLGKRRDPLSERGVDCTGALPAASDPDLVERARAAKAALGERVFILGHHYQRDEVIQFADVTGDSFKLARDAAGRPQAEFIVFCGVHFMAESADILTSDAQQVILPDMAAGCSMADMANINQVEDAWAQLAEAGVAEQTVPITYMNSTAAIKAFCGRNGGAVCTSSNAEVALRWAFDQVGGLEGQGKVLFLPDQHLGRNTAVLQLGLSLDDCVLYDPRKPLGGNTREQLEAARVILWKGHCSVHGRFRRENVEALRERVPGINIIAHPECANDVVTAADYVGSTEYIIKTIEAAEPGTEWGIGTELNLVRRLANAHPDKPVHFLEDTVCFCSTMNRIDLPHLVWALESLVAGEVVNRIVVDEETEHFAKIALDRMLSLPAVNPAKD from the coding sequence ATGACGCAGACCTTCACGGAACCTGGGTCCTCGCCGGCGCTGCTGCTTCTGGGAAAGCGCCGCGACCCCTTGTCTGAGCGCGGAGTCGACTGCACGGGCGCACTGCCCGCAGCGTCGGACCCCGATCTCGTCGAGCGCGCGCGGGCGGCGAAGGCCGCTCTTGGTGAGCGCGTCTTCATCCTCGGCCACCACTATCAGCGCGATGAGGTCATCCAGTTCGCCGACGTGACCGGCGATTCGTTCAAGCTCGCGCGCGACGCCGCCGGGCGGCCGCAAGCGGAGTTCATCGTGTTCTGCGGCGTGCACTTCATGGCGGAGAGCGCGGACATCCTGACCTCCGACGCGCAGCAGGTCATCCTGCCCGACATGGCGGCCGGCTGTTCCATGGCGGACATGGCCAACATCAACCAGGTGGAGGACGCGTGGGCTCAGCTCGCCGAGGCCGGCGTCGCCGAGCAGACGGTGCCCATCACGTACATGAACTCCACCGCCGCGATCAAGGCCTTCTGCGGTCGCAACGGGGGTGCGGTCTGCACCTCCTCGAACGCCGAGGTTGCGCTCCGCTGGGCATTCGATCAAGTCGGTGGACTTGAGGGGCAGGGCAAGGTTCTGTTCTTGCCGGATCAGCACCTCGGCCGCAACACCGCAGTGCTGCAGCTGGGCCTCAGCCTTGACGACTGCGTGCTCTACGACCCCCGCAAGCCCCTGGGCGGCAACACCCGCGAGCAACTCGAGGCCGCGCGCGTGATCCTGTGGAAGGGCCACTGCTCCGTGCACGGTCGCTTCCGCCGCGAGAACGTCGAGGCGCTGCGCGAGCGCGTGCCAGGCATCAACATCATCGCGCACCCGGAATGCGCGAACGATGTGGTGACCGCGGCGGACTACGTGGGCTCCACCGAGTACATCATCAAGACCATCGAGGCCGCGGAACCGGGCACCGAGTGGGGCATCGGCACCGAGCTCAACCTGGTGCGCCGCCTCGCGAATGCGCACCCCGACAAGCCCGTTCACTTCCTCGAAGACACGGTGTGCTTCTGCTCCACGATGAACCGCATCGACCTGCCGCACCTGGTGTGGGCGCTCGAGTCGCTCGTTGCGGGTGAGGTTGTTAACCGAATCGTGGTCGACGAAGAGACCGAGCACTTCGCGAAGATCGCCCTTGACCGTATGCTCTCCCTGCCCGCCGTGAACCCGGCGAAGGACTGA